A region from the Brassica napus cultivar Da-Ae chromosome C8, Da-Ae, whole genome shotgun sequence genome encodes:
- the LOC106383281 gene encoding putative lysine-specific demethylase JMJ16, with product MFDSLSGTNLGRKTSISNDKLLLGAAREVVKADWELNLLKKNTIDNLRWKEFSGKDGILAKTLKARIDMERTRREFLCSSSLALKMHSNFDATNERECCICFFDLHLSAAGCRCSPEKYSCLTHVKQLCSCPWVAKYYLFRYDMDELNVLLEAVEGKLSSVYRWARQDLGLALSEHLSGSKMETGEEEPQAGALLGKDLQLKVTSREDLSRGLEKRLLLKVKEEQLTPSHCMKPVKEEEGISMTAAKSTSGKKNSQSVPDDVILLSDDEHDIPRKQGSEKRDAVSSGKHLKIQERPTHVLALEAPSKTPVPMIEKQAIYLPDRQITMSLPTNDQRAVQGDVTSSVSHGEVNAVVDGVTSNQDGVKPTSCKSKTSGALAIQEVVDGIRSNSGTPSCSQNNSPDRIIRQKGPRIAKVVRRINCNVEPLNYGSVLSGKSWCNRRAIFPKGFRSRVKYINVLDPTRMSFYVSEILDAGRNSPLFMVYLEGVPSEVFAHLSPTRCWEMVRDRVNQEISKQHKAGKPDLPPLQPSGSPDGFEMFGYTSPAILQAIEAIDVNRVCTEYWESRPYSRPQVQFPANALLLREANTSIQSSDVRNLQKAPRQRLLPAGAKSNLKVLLKKANMEELSSLQEVLSESNIDLVTELVKEEIQKRC from the exons ATGTTTGATAGCTTATCCGGAACAAACCTG GGTAGAAAAACGTCCATCTCGAATGATAAACTCTTGCTTGGGGCAGCAAGAGAAGTAGTGAAAGCCGACTGGGAGCTCAACTTGCTAAAGAAGAATACAATAGATAACTTGAGGTGGAAAGAGTTTAGCGGAAAGGATGGGATCTTGGCCAAAACACTCAAGGCACGCATTGACATGGAACGTACGAGAAGAGAGTTTCTGTGCAGCTCTTCACTTGCGTTGAAGATGCATAGTAATTTCGATGCTACCAACGAGAGAGAGTGTTGTATATGCTTCTTTGATTTGCACCTCTCCGCTGCTGGTTGCCGCTGTTCCCCGGAGAAGTATTCATGTTTGACTCATGTGAAACAGTTGTGTTCTTGTCCGTGGGTAGCTAAATATTATCTGTTTCGGTATGATATGGATGAACTGAATGTTCTTCTTGAGGCTGTGGAAGGGAAGCTCAGTTCTGTGTATAGATGGGCGCGTCAAGATTTGGGATTGGCTTTAAGTGAACACCTCTCAGGAAGCAAGATGGAGACTGGTGAGGAAGAACCACAAGCAGGTGCACTTTTAGGGAAAGATTTACAGTTGAAAGTAACATCGAGAGAAGATCTAAGTAGAGGGTTAGAAAAGAGGTTACTTCTGAAAGTCAAGGAGGAGCAATTAACACCAAGCCACTGTATGAAGCcagtcaaagaagaagaaggcatcTCTATGACAGCTGCTAAGTCCACAAGTGGAAAAAAGAATTCACAGAGTGTACCTGATGAtgtgatactcctaagtgatgATGAGCATGACATACCTAGGAAACAAGGTTCTGAGAAAAGAGATGCAGTTTCGTCTGGAAAGCATTTGAAAATACAGGAGAGACCAACCCACGTTTTAGCGTTGGAAGCGCCTAGCAAAACTCCTGTTCCCATGATAGAAAAGCAAGCAATTTATTTGCCTGATAGACAAATCACTATGTCATTGCCTACTAATGACCAAAGAGCAGTGCAAGGGGATGTTACAAGTTCTGTATCGCATGGGGAAGTTAATGCCGTAGTTGATGGTGTTACGAGCAACCAAGATGGTGTTAAACCTACCAGCTGTAAATCCAAAACCTCTGGAGCTTTGGCTATACAGGAAGTGGTTGATGGGATAAGAAGTAACTCAGGGACACCGTCTTGTTCGCAGAACAATAGTCCAGATAGGATCATCCGCCAAAAGGGTCCACGTATAGCAAAAGTCGTGAGGAGAATCAATTGCAATGTAGAGCCTCTAAACTATGGTTCTGTGCTTTCTGGAAAATCATGGTGCAACCGCCGAGCAATTTTTCCTAAAG GGTTTCGTAGTCGGGTCAAGTACATAAACGTTTTGGATCCGACGAGGATGAGCTTCTACGTTTCAGAGATTCTTGATGCTGGACGCAACAGTCCATTGTTCATG GTTTACTTGGAGGGTGTTCCCAGTGAGGTGTTTGCTCACTTGTCTCCTACAAGATGCTGGGAGATGGTACGAGATAGAGTAAACCAAGAGATAAGTAAGCAGCACAAAGCCGGTAAGCCAGATCTTCCTCCTCTGCAGCCCTCTGGGAGTCCTGACGGTTTTGAAATGTTTGGATATACATCACCTGCAATCCTACAG GCCATTGAAGCAATAGACGTGAATAGAGTTTGCACAGAGTATTGGGAGTCCAGGCCTTACTCGCGGCCACAGGTTCAGTTCCCTGCAAATGCTCTTCTTCTCAGAGAAGCCAACACAAGCATTCAATCATCAGATGTGAGAAATCTCCAGAAAGCTCCCAGACAACGTCTATTACCTGCTGGAGCGAAGTCTAATCTCAAAGTTCTGCTCAAGAAAGCTAACATGGAGGAACTAAGCTCACTTCAAGAGGTTTTAAGTGAGTCTAACATAGATTTGGTGACCGAACTTGTGAAGGAAGAGATCCAGAAGCGGTGCTGA
- the LOC106383124 gene encoding uncharacterized protein LOC106383124, with protein MVVALRRSRRSGRSTRAGSSNPNPGGSPSHSEAVAAPLVPDPYALSVVMNPDSVHSPLFLHHADHPGLLITSLTLDGSNYTQWCSAMKIALDAKNKITFVDGSLPRPNSATPLFRIWSRCNSMVKSWLLNSVSSQIYGSILSFDDATEIWTDLHNCFHKTNLPQTFQLIQQIQDLRQGSMDLSGYYTTLKTLWNNLDGTEPPETCLCCNTTSCLSQRTAKAKIERGRTIKFLAGLNEKYSIIRSQILMRKPLPDLAEICNILDQDDSQRQFNSIIAPAAFQVSHGTSQPTVLPMSSNSAPSASLGGDSNASQQGAVNAFQRKPGPVCAHCGNIGHVIDRCYKLHGYPVGWKKRRSNTDRSLQPKALVVAASVAVQDSPSVVSGLDNLVGKLNKDQIQNFIAYFSSQLQPDRGTASPSVSQPTDHSGSYQGVDDWKR; from the exons ATGGTGGTTGCTCTCCGTCGTTCTCGCCGTTCTGGTCGTTCTACACGCGCCGGTAGCTCGAATCCAAACCCTGGAGGCTCCCCTTCACACTCTGAAGCCGTTGCAGCCCCGCTTGTTCCGGATCCGTACGCTCTTTCCGTCGTGATGAATCCAGACAGTGTTCACTCGCCGTTGTTTCTTCATCACGCCGATCATCCCGGGTTGTTGATCACTTCCCTTACTCTGGATGGATCAAACTACACCCAGTGGTGCTCTGCGATGAAGATCGCTCTCGATGCGAAGAACAAGATCACTTTTGTTGATGGGTCTCTCCCTCGTCCTAATTCCGCTACTCCTCTGTTTCGGATCTGGTCTCGTTGTAACAGCATGGTAAAATCTTGGCTTCTCAACTCGGTTTCCTCTCAAATCTATGGTAGTATTTTGTCGTTTGATGATGCGACTGAGATATGGACTGACCTTCATAATTGTTTCCATAAGACGAATCTACCACAGACTTTTCAGTTGATTCAACAGATTCAGGATCTCCGCCAAGGCTCCATGGATCTCTCTGGGTATTACACTACTCTCAAGACCCTTTGGAACAACTTGGACGGCACAGAACCTCCTGAAACCTGTCTCTGTTGCAATACAACGAGTTGTCTCAGCCAGCGTACAGCCAAAGCTAAGATTGAACGAGGCAGAACCATCAAGTTCTTGGCTGGTCTTAATGAGAAATATTCTATCATTCGTAGTCAGATTCTCATGAGAAAGCCTCTTCCTGATCTTGCGGAGATTTGTAACATCTTAGACCAAGATGATAGCCAACGCCAGTTCAATTCTATCATCGCTCCCGCTGCCTTTCAAGTTAGTCATGGGACATCTCAGCCTACTGTGCTACCTATGTCTTCTAACTCTGCTCCGTCTGCTTCACTTGGTGGTGATTCAAACGCTTCTCAACAAGGCGCGGTGAATGCTTTTCAAAGGAAACCTGGACCAGTTTGTGCTCACTGTGGAAACATTGGTCATGTCATTGATCGCTGTTACAAGCTCCATGGATATCCAGTTGGTTGGAAGAAAAGGAGATCAAACACTGATAGGTCTTTGCAGCCAAAGGCTCTTGTCGTTGCAGCTAGTGTTGCCGTTCAGGATTCACCCTCAGTTGTTTCTGGTCTTGATAATCTCGTTGGCAAGCTGAACAAGGACCAAATTCAGAACTTTATTGCTTACTTCAGTTCTCAGCTTCAACCTGATCGTGGTACTGCTTCTCCTTCTGTGTCTCAGCCCACTGACCACtctg GATCCTATCAGGGGGTCGATGATTGGAAGCGGTAA
- the LOC106383126 gene encoding low-specificity L-threonine aldolase 1-like isoform X2 gives MVTRSVDLRSDTVTRPTDAMREAMASAEVDDDILGYDPTARHLEEEMAKMMGKEAALFVPSGTMGNLICVMVHCEVRGSEVILGDNSHIHVYENGGISTIGGVHPKTVKNEEDGTMELGAIEAAIRDPKGSTFYPSTMLICLENTHANSGGRCLSAEYTDSVGKIAKRHGLKLHIDGARLFNASIALGVPVHRLVEAADSVSVCLSKGLGAPVGTVIVGSHTFIEKAKTLRKTLGGGMRQIGVLCAAALVALQENLPKLQFDHKKAKLLAEGLNQMKGIRINAAAVETNMIFMDMEDGSRLTAEKLRKSLTECGILVLPGNSSGIRMVVHHQITISDVHYTLSCLQQAMQMIQEPSLNQTGKTENALSF, from the exons ATGGTGACAAGAAGTGTGGATCTACGATCAGACACCGTGACAAGACCCACTGATGCTATGCGCGAAGCAATGGCTAGTGCAGAAGTGGACGATGACATCCTTGGCTACGACCCAACAGCTCGACATCTTGAAGAGGAGATGGCTAAGATGATGGGTAAAGAGGCAGCTCTCTTCGTGCCATCCGGCACAATGGGGAATCTAATATGCGTTATGGTTCACTGCGAAGTGAGAGGCAGCGAGGTGATTCTTGGAGACAACTCCCACATCCATGTTTACGAGAATGGAGGGATATCAACAATAGGAGGCGTGCATCCCAAGACAGTCAAGAATGAAGAAGACGGGACGATGGAGTTGGGGGCTATAGAAGCAGCTATTAGAGACCCTAAAGGAAGCACGTTTTATCCATCTACAATGTTGATTTGCTTGGAGAACACACACGCCAA CTCTGGTGGGAGATGTTTGAGCGCTGAATACACAGATAGTGTTGGAAAGATTGCGAAGAGACATGGACTGAAGCTTCATATCGATGGAGCTCGCCTCTTTAATGCTTCCATT GCACTTGGAGTTCCAGTCCATAGGCTTGTAGAGGCTGCTGACTCTGTTTCG GTGTGTCTCTCTAAAGGTCTTGGAGCTCCGGTGGGAACTGTAATCGTTGGCTCACATACTTTCATAGAAAAGGCGAAAACGTTGAGGAAAACATTAGGTGGAGGAATGAGACAAATAGGTGTTCTGTGTGCAGCCGCTTTGGTCGCACTCCAAGAGAACCTCCCAAAGCTACAATTTGACCACAAGAAGGCAAAGTTGTTAGCTG AAGGGTTGAATCAAATGAAAGGGATTAGAATAAACGCTGCAGCCGTGGAGACTAACATG ATATTCATGGATATGGAGGATGGATCAAGACTTACTGCTGAGAAACTGCGCAAGAGTCTAACGGAGTGTGGCATTCTCGTCCTCCCAGGAAACTCATCTGG GATCAGAATGGTTGTACACCACCAGATAACAATAAGTGATGTACATTACACATTGTCTTGCTTACAA caaGCAATGCAAATGATTCAGGAACCAAGCCTAAACCAAACCGGCAAAACCGAAAATGCTCTCTCTTTTTAA
- the LOC106383126 gene encoding low-specificity L-threonine aldolase 1-like isoform X1, whose product MVTRSVDLRSDTVTRPTDAMREAMASAEVDDDILGYDPTARHLEEEMAKMMGKEAALFVPSGTMGNLICVMVHCEVRGSEVILGDNSHIHVYENGGISTIGGVHPKTVKNEEDGTMELGAIEAAIRDPKGSTFYPSTMLICLENTHANSGGRCLSAEYTDSVGKIAKRHGLKLHIDGARLFNASIALGVPVHRLVEAADSVSVCLSKGLGAPVGTVIVGSHTFIEKAKTLRKTLGGGMRQIGVLCAAALVALQENLPKLQFDHKKAKLLAEGLNQMKGIRINAAAVETNMIFMDMEDGSRLTAEKLRKSLTECGILVLPGNSSGIRMVVHHQITISDVHYTLSCLQQAMQMIQEPSLNQTGKTENALSF is encoded by the exons ATGGTGACAAGAAGTGTGGATCTACGATCAGACACCGTGACAAGACCCACTGATGCTATGCGCGAAGCAATGGCTAGTGCAGAAGTGGACGATGACATCCTTGGCTACGACCCAACAGCTCGACATCTTGAAGAGGAGATGGCTAAGATGATGGGTAAAGAGGCAGCTCTCTTCGTGCCATCCGGCACAATGGGGAATCTAATATGCGTTATGGTTCACTGCGAAGTGAGAGGCAGCGAGGTGATTCTTGGAGACAACTCCCACATCCATGTTTACGAGAATGGAGGGATATCAACAATAGGAGGCGTGCATCCCAAGACAGTCAAGAATGAAGAAGACGGGACGATGGAGTTGGGGGCTATAGAAGCAGCTATTAGAGACCCTAAAGGAAGCACGTTTTATCCATCTACAATGTTGATTTGCTTGGAGAACACACACGCCAA CTCTGGTGGGAGATGTTTGAGCGCTGAATACACAGATAGTGTTGGAAAGATTGCGAAGAGACATGGACTGAAGCTTCATATCGATGGAGCTCGCCTCTTTAATGCTTCCATT GCACTTGGAGTTCCAGTCCATAGGCTTGTAGAGGCTGCTGACTCTGTTTCG GTGTGTCTCTCTAAAGGTCTTGGAGCTCCGGTGGGAACTGTAATCGTTGGCTCACATACTTTCATAGAAAAGGCGAAAACGTTGAGGAAAACATTAGGTGGAGGAATGAGACAAATAGGTGTTCTGTGTGCAGCCGCTTTGGTCGCACTCCAAGAGAACCTCCCAAAGCTACAATTTGACCACAAGAAGGCAAAGTTGTTAGCTG AAGGGTTGAATCAAATGAAAGGGATTAGAATAAACGCTGCAGCCGTGGAGACTAACATG ATATTCATGGATATGGAGGATGGATCAAGACTTACTGCTGAGAAACTGCGCAAGAGTCTAACGGAGTGTGGCATTCTCGTCCTCCCAGGAAACTCATCTGG GATAAGAATGGTTGTACACCACCAGATAACAATAAGTGATGTACATTACACATTGTCTTGCTTACAA caaGCAATGCAAATGATTCAGGAACCAAGCCTAAACCAAACCGGCAAAACCGAAAATGCTCTCTCTTTTTAA
- the LOC125591669 gene encoding low-specificity L-threonine aldolase 1-like, which produces MRQIGVLCAAALVALQENLPKLQFDHKKAKLLAEGLNQMKGIRINVAAAETNMIFMDMEDGSRLTAEKLRKSLTECGILVLPGNSPRIRMVVHHQITISDVHYTLSCLQQAMQMIQEPSLNQTGKTENALSF; this is translated from the exons ATGAGACAAATAGGTGTTCTGTGTGCAGCCGCTTTGGTCGCACTCCAAGAGAACCTCCCAAAGCTACAATTTGACCACAAGAAGGCAAAGTTGTTAGCTG AAGGGTTGAATCAAATGAAAGGGATTAGAATAAACGTTGCAGCCGCGGAGACCAACATG ATATTCATGGATATGGAGGATGGATCAAGACTTACTGCTGAGAAACTGCGCAAGAGTCTAACGGAGTGTGGCATTCTCGTCCTCCCAGGAAACTCACCTCG GATAAGAATGGTTGTACACCACCAGATAACAATAAGTGATGTACATTACACATTGTCTTGCTTACAA caaGCAATGCAAATGATTCAGGAACCAAGCCTAAACCAAACCGGCAAAACCGAAAATGCTCTCTCTTTTTAA